One Kitasatospora sp. MAP12-44 DNA segment encodes these proteins:
- a CDS encoding BTAD domain-containing putative transcriptional regulator yields the protein MENGCLRVETLGPLRAYAEGRELLLGSPKQRAVFAVLALRTNSLVSRDDLIDCIWGESPPATAAGSLHTYVSGLRRALAGLGEPLISSGSGYALQLDPGQLDIRAVERLAARARTSRAQQDPAAAVTAFDEALVRWHPGSALSGLPGPFAAEHRTWVSDLRLRLLLERAELLLELNQPTTVADQLRGLLPDNPYHERLRALLMTALRHSGRTADALTQYHDLRKLLTEDLGIDPSAELQALYSSILTDNAGPRDRLPRRDVAPAGAAPVRPAQLPRGVGGFVGRVAPVQQVLDAARTASGDSGVDEAGCPQIVMLVGVGGVGKTALAVHCGHLLAAEYPDGQLYVNLRGFDPKHPASSAVDALHHLLSSLNPGKIPADQEERVALWRSIVQHKRMLIVLDNAACADQVEDLLPGGGPSFTVVTSRNRLSGLAVRYSARRVTLSPFTAEESLSLLRDSIGSARVGAEPSAARQLADLCDHLPLALRIASEQVTAGPRSRIADLITDLEDVRRRLDALQIPDDELSSVRGVLSWSYARLDAAAAHAFRMLGLFPGVSIRVEVAAALLDVPPSAAATALRSLAAQHLVETAGSSCWMHDLTHIYAEEVSRGDETSASRRAALERVLRWYVRTLTQDHKDVAWCAKEWENLARLVRTAQRIGCHEQAWQLAYLLFDYFSAAGQARTWVHTLAIGMRSAELVQDRRAKAVLLNHLGVANSRLGQHSAALRHLRHGLRLLEDPGDDDALRGALLGSLAATLRQTKDYAAALSYARAALDLTRRAGLEHLKAGCLDILCELHAELGEFEESLRYGRPGLTAARSCRNVLVEANILINLGLAEHGLHHAEKAVRYLQDALSLSETGGDHYHEALALFGLAKVHRSGSARQAAHGLATRALLRLRELEAGEVAELTDFLRGLDAGSPPVTAEDSVRRAG from the coding sequence GAAGGAAGAGAGCTTCTCCTCGGCTCACCGAAGCAGCGCGCGGTGTTCGCCGTTCTCGCGCTGAGGACCAACAGCCTCGTCTCGCGTGACGATCTGATCGACTGCATCTGGGGCGAGTCGCCCCCGGCCACCGCGGCCGGCAGCCTGCACACCTATGTGTCCGGCCTTCGCCGAGCGCTGGCCGGTCTGGGCGAGCCGCTGATCAGTTCGGGATCGGGCTATGCGCTCCAACTCGACCCCGGGCAGCTGGATATCAGAGCAGTCGAGCGGCTGGCAGCGCGGGCTCGGACCAGCCGGGCCCAGCAGGACCCGGCCGCTGCGGTCACCGCCTTCGACGAGGCACTGGTCCGCTGGCACCCGGGCTCCGCGCTCAGCGGCCTGCCGGGTCCGTTCGCCGCCGAGCACCGCACCTGGGTGTCGGACCTGCGGTTGCGCCTGCTGCTGGAGCGTGCCGAGCTTCTCCTGGAGCTCAACCAACCGACCACGGTGGCTGACCAGTTGAGAGGTCTTCTGCCGGACAACCCCTACCACGAGCGGTTGCGCGCCCTCCTGATGACGGCGCTGCGCCACAGCGGCCGGACGGCCGATGCGCTCACGCAGTACCACGACCTGCGCAAGCTGCTCACCGAGGATCTGGGGATCGACCCGTCGGCCGAGCTGCAAGCCCTGTACTCATCGATCCTGACCGACAACGCCGGGCCGCGCGACCGCCTGCCCCGCCGGGACGTCGCCCCGGCCGGCGCAGCTCCCGTCCGGCCGGCGCAACTTCCCCGCGGCGTCGGCGGCTTCGTGGGTCGGGTCGCTCCGGTCCAGCAGGTGCTGGACGCGGCGCGCACCGCGTCGGGTGACAGCGGGGTCGACGAGGCCGGGTGCCCGCAGATCGTGATGCTCGTCGGAGTCGGCGGCGTCGGCAAGACCGCGCTGGCCGTGCACTGCGGTCATCTGCTGGCCGCCGAATACCCCGACGGCCAGTTGTATGTGAACCTTCGCGGATTCGACCCCAAGCACCCGGCGAGTTCGGCCGTGGACGCGCTGCACCACCTGCTCAGCTCGCTGAACCCGGGGAAGATCCCGGCGGACCAGGAGGAGCGGGTCGCGCTGTGGCGCAGCATCGTGCAGCACAAGCGCATGCTCATCGTGCTGGACAACGCCGCCTGTGCCGACCAGGTCGAGGACCTGCTGCCGGGCGGCGGTCCGTCCTTCACCGTCGTGACCAGCCGCAACCGGCTCAGCGGCCTCGCGGTCCGATACTCGGCCCGGCGGGTGACCCTGTCGCCGTTCACCGCCGAGGAATCGCTGAGCCTGCTCCGCGACTCGATCGGGAGCGCTCGGGTCGGCGCCGAACCGTCGGCGGCGCGGCAGCTCGCCGACCTGTGCGACCACCTGCCGTTGGCGTTGCGGATCGCCTCGGAGCAGGTGACCGCGGGCCCCCGGTCGCGGATCGCCGACCTGATCACCGACCTGGAGGATGTGCGGCGTCGGCTCGATGCCCTGCAGATCCCGGACGACGAGCTGTCCTCCGTTCGCGGCGTGCTCTCCTGGTCCTACGCCAGGCTGGACGCCGCGGCGGCCCACGCGTTCCGCATGCTCGGGCTGTTCCCGGGGGTGAGCATCCGCGTCGAGGTGGCCGCCGCCCTGCTGGACGTCCCGCCGTCGGCGGCGGCGACAGCGCTGCGGAGCCTGGCTGCCCAGCATCTGGTGGAGACCGCCGGCAGCAGCTGCTGGATGCACGACCTGACCCATATCTACGCCGAGGAGGTGTCCCGCGGCGACGAGACGAGCGCGTCACGTCGAGCGGCGCTCGAGCGGGTACTCCGGTGGTACGTCCGGACCCTGACGCAGGACCACAAGGACGTGGCCTGGTGTGCGAAGGAGTGGGAGAACCTCGCTCGGCTGGTGCGCACGGCGCAGCGGATCGGCTGTCACGAGCAGGCCTGGCAGCTGGCGTACCTGCTCTTCGACTACTTCTCCGCGGCCGGGCAGGCCCGGACCTGGGTGCACACGCTCGCGATCGGGATGCGCAGCGCCGAACTGGTCCAGGACCGACGAGCCAAGGCGGTCCTGCTCAACCACCTGGGCGTGGCCAACTCGCGGCTGGGGCAGCACAGTGCCGCGCTGCGCCATCTTCGACATGGTCTGCGGCTGTTGGAGGATCCCGGCGACGACGACGCGCTGCGCGGCGCTCTGCTCGGCAGTCTGGCAGCCACGCTTCGGCAGACCAAGGACTACGCGGCCGCGCTGTCCTACGCCAGAGCGGCTCTGGACCTGACCCGCCGCGCCGGGCTGGAGCACCTCAAGGCGGGATGCCTCGACATCCTCTGCGAACTGCACGCCGAACTGGGCGAGTTCGAGGAGTCGTTGCGGTACGGGAGACCAGGCCTCACGGCGGCACGAAGCTGCCGGAACGTGCTGGTCGAGGCCAACATCCTGATCAACCTGGGCCTGGCGGAACACGGGCTGCACCACGCCGAGAAGGCAGTGCGCTACCTCCAGGACGCGCTGTCGCTGTCCGAGACCGGCGGCGACCACTACCACGAGGCCCTGGCCCTGTTCGGTCTCGCCAAGGTGCACCGCTCGGGATCGGCCCGGCAGGCGGCGCACGGCCTGGCAACCCGGGCGCTGCTGCGGCTGCGGGAGTTGGAGGCCGGGGAGGTCGCCGAGCTCACGGATTTCCTCCGTGGCCTGGATGCCGGCTCCCCACCGGTGACAGCGGAGGATTCGGTGCGCCGCGCCGGATAG
- a CDS encoding amphi-Trp domain-containing protein, whose amino-acid sequence MKDLKFEQKESLSRLEAADRLSALAAALRHGGNAELDLGPGTLSLRIPEELHSEIEIEVGDGQIELEVELKWPSGQADAAPPHSAAGPPDASAPG is encoded by the coding sequence ATGAAGGATCTCAAGTTCGAGCAGAAGGAGTCGCTGTCGCGACTCGAGGCCGCGGACAGGCTTTCGGCCCTCGCGGCCGCGCTGCGGCACGGCGGCAATGCCGAGCTGGACCTCGGCCCCGGGACGTTGAGCCTGCGGATCCCCGAGGAGCTCCACAGCGAGATCGAGATCGAGGTCGGCGACGGGCAGATCGAACTCGAGGTCGAGCTCAAGTGGCCGAGCGGGCAGGCCGATGCGGCCCCACCCCACTCGGCGGCGGGCCCGCCGGACGCGTCCGCACCGGGCTGA
- a CDS encoding WXG100 family type VII secretion target — MANLNVTYQEMVDAATTMSNNKADIDDKLNQCRTIVDNLTTNGFVTEQASGKFDEVHTEFNTSAVQAMDTLEQLSSWLNKAVTAMQDMDTQLSGSLNK; from the coding sequence ATGGCGAATCTGAACGTCACCTACCAGGAGATGGTGGACGCGGCGACCACGATGAGCAACAACAAGGCCGACATCGACGACAAGCTCAACCAGTGCAGGACCATCGTCGACAACCTGACCACCAACGGCTTTGTCACCGAGCAGGCGTCGGGCAAGTTCGACGAGGTGCACACCGAGTTCAACACCTCGGCCGTTCAGGCCATGGACACCCTGGAACAGCTGTCGAGCTGGCTCAACAAGGCCGTGACCGCGATGCAGGACATGGACACCCAGCTGTCCGGCTCCCTCAACAAGTAG
- a CDS encoding FtsK/SpoIIIE domain-containing protein produces MMITIARRPDWSADVVVDADPTTLLRDVVKNLLDSLDGSQAPPTGDPGVTAVYLADQLLDLSQPLAGSGIHDGSVLWLGRPGPVPNRRAGLVTVRVVAGACAGRVWYLEAGEHRIRSGAGLGQSGAGVHITTGDDPAEVLAVVRVSLNASVHVRAAGAGALLGRTPLTDRELAWRETVQLRLGESLLEAHPVLRPDAVVEPSHDGEYVNYNRPPRLLPPVQRTAFRLPVQPRQSAASALPWLAAGLPAVGGGLIAVMTNNSMFLMMAAMSPVMMVGNWLSGRRQGRIGYRRQLAEYQTQLAATEAEIAAAMEQERLDCRAAGPDPAELLVIATGPRARLWERRRTDPDHLLVRVGIADLPTGIVVEEVEGAQRHLDLRPAHDVPVAFSIAQTGVVGVAGPDGWPRRMSRWLVGQLAVLQSPRDVQLYILTDPAGEPLWQWAAWLPHTRPMLGQQALALVGADAETLGHRVAELIELITARQQVRLNTGAGAVLADPDVVVVLDGARRLRALPGVVTVLQEGPAVGVYSICVDADERTLPEECATVVIGGQAQPVTLRRQRAAQLDGILADEVADSWYEAVGRQLAPLRDVSENGGEAALPPSARLLEILGLQDPTAAALAARWRSSSRSTKAVVGSSLNGPFALDLVNHGPHGLVAGTTGSGKSEFLQTLVASLAVANRPDAMTFVLVDYKGGAAFKDCVDLPHTVGLVTDLDTHLVERALTSLSAELTHREHQLAAAGAKDLEDYLDYAGRRPELAPIPRLLIVIDEFASMARELPDFVSGLVNVAQRGRSLGIHLILATQRPSGVVSAEIRANTNLRVALRVTDAGESTDVIDAREAASISAATPGRAYARLGHSSLIPFQTGRVGGRRPRADRTAEAAPPFLQPVSWLDLGLPAPQRPHSAAETDEVTDLSVLVAAVRQANDMLGIAPQRRPWLPPLPLSPVVELAVDPVGAATGNPSFSWAVQDLPVQQRQEPVTVDLATFGHLHIIGAPRSGRSAALRTFAAAAASASSVADLHLYGIDCGNGALLPLTKLPHCGAVVQRSEPERAARLLKRLHAEVQNRQRLLGEGGFADVTEQRAAAQEAERLPHLVLLLDRWEGFMGTLSEYDGGVLTELIQTLHREGASAGVHVVIAGDHMLLSGRMSSLCEDKLVLRLSDRSDASLAGLNPRKIPENLPPGRGYRAGSAIETQVALVAADPAGPAQVAAVHALAARLVEREAGVAKSARPKRIAVLPTQLPFEQAWESVGTPGPMWALIGVAGDDLEPVGADLLGDQPTFLVAGPSRSGRSTALAVMTESLLRGGTEVVIGAPMNSPLRGFAGRPGVRGVITGDVPSEAEFAELLDPGAGPVVLVVDDAEVWRDLPCRDWLKAFVRKAFGSRRGVIIGGEVASVASGFSGWQADIKKNRRGVLLSPPNMSDGDLVGVRLSRSQVAARVEPGSALVHLGSGSLLPARIPLPAPAPPASPAHDNREHDNPAHDNREQ; encoded by the coding sequence ATGATGATCACCATTGCCCGGCGTCCGGACTGGTCGGCCGACGTGGTCGTGGATGCCGATCCCACCACGCTCCTGCGCGACGTCGTCAAGAACCTGCTGGACAGCCTCGACGGGTCGCAGGCCCCGCCAACCGGTGACCCGGGTGTGACGGCGGTCTATCTCGCCGATCAACTGCTCGACCTCTCCCAGCCGTTGGCGGGCAGCGGGATCCACGACGGGTCCGTCCTGTGGCTCGGTCGCCCCGGCCCGGTCCCGAACCGCCGCGCCGGCCTGGTCACCGTCCGGGTGGTGGCGGGCGCATGCGCCGGGCGGGTCTGGTATCTGGAGGCAGGAGAGCACCGCATCCGGTCCGGTGCCGGCCTCGGCCAATCCGGTGCCGGTGTCCACATCACCACGGGTGATGACCCGGCGGAGGTGCTGGCCGTCGTCCGGGTGTCCCTGAACGCCTCGGTGCATGTGCGGGCCGCCGGGGCCGGCGCCCTGCTGGGCCGCACCCCGCTGACCGACCGCGAGCTCGCCTGGCGGGAGACGGTCCAACTCCGGCTCGGGGAGAGCCTGTTGGAGGCGCACCCGGTGCTGCGCCCGGATGCCGTCGTCGAACCCTCGCACGACGGTGAGTACGTGAACTACAACCGCCCCCCTCGGCTGCTCCCCCCGGTGCAGCGCACCGCGTTTCGCCTCCCGGTCCAGCCCAGGCAGTCGGCCGCGAGCGCGCTGCCGTGGCTGGCAGCCGGTCTGCCCGCCGTCGGCGGCGGCCTGATCGCGGTGATGACGAACAACTCGATGTTCCTGATGATGGCGGCGATGTCCCCGGTCATGATGGTCGGGAACTGGCTCAGCGGGCGGCGTCAGGGCCGGATCGGCTACCGGCGGCAGCTGGCCGAGTACCAGACCCAACTCGCTGCCACCGAGGCCGAGATCGCGGCGGCGATGGAGCAGGAACGCCTGGACTGCCGCGCCGCCGGCCCGGACCCGGCCGAGTTGCTCGTCATCGCGACCGGTCCCAGGGCCCGGCTCTGGGAACGCCGCCGCACTGATCCGGACCACCTGCTGGTCCGGGTCGGAATCGCCGACCTGCCCACCGGGATCGTCGTCGAGGAGGTCGAAGGCGCGCAGCGCCACCTGGACCTCCGGCCGGCGCATGACGTCCCCGTCGCCTTCTCCATCGCGCAGACGGGAGTCGTCGGTGTCGCGGGGCCGGACGGATGGCCGCGGCGGATGTCGCGCTGGCTGGTCGGTCAGCTGGCCGTTTTGCAGAGCCCCCGCGACGTGCAGCTGTACATCCTGACCGACCCGGCGGGCGAACCCCTGTGGCAGTGGGCGGCCTGGCTGCCGCACACCCGGCCGATGCTGGGGCAGCAGGCCCTGGCGCTGGTGGGCGCGGACGCCGAGACGCTCGGCCACCGGGTCGCCGAGCTGATCGAGCTCATCACCGCCCGCCAGCAGGTGCGACTCAACACCGGTGCCGGGGCCGTGCTCGCCGACCCGGACGTCGTCGTGGTGCTCGACGGGGCCCGACGGCTGCGGGCGCTGCCCGGAGTGGTGACGGTCCTGCAGGAGGGGCCCGCGGTCGGCGTCTACAGCATCTGCGTGGACGCCGACGAACGCACCCTGCCGGAGGAGTGCGCGACCGTCGTCATCGGGGGCCAGGCGCAGCCGGTGACCCTGCGCCGGCAGCGCGCCGCGCAGCTCGACGGCATCCTCGCGGACGAGGTGGCGGACAGCTGGTACGAGGCGGTCGGGCGCCAGCTGGCGCCCTTGCGCGATGTCAGCGAGAACGGGGGCGAGGCCGCCCTGCCGCCCTCCGCGCGCCTGCTGGAGATCCTCGGTCTGCAGGATCCGACCGCCGCCGCGCTCGCTGCGCGCTGGCGCTCGTCGAGCCGCAGCACCAAGGCCGTGGTCGGTTCCTCGCTCAACGGCCCGTTCGCCCTCGACCTGGTCAACCACGGCCCGCACGGCCTGGTCGCGGGCACCACGGGCTCGGGCAAGTCGGAGTTCCTGCAGACCCTGGTGGCATCACTGGCCGTGGCCAACCGTCCGGACGCGATGACCTTCGTCCTGGTCGACTACAAGGGCGGTGCCGCGTTCAAGGACTGCGTCGACCTGCCGCATACCGTCGGCCTGGTGACGGACCTCGACACGCATCTCGTCGAACGGGCCCTCACCTCGCTGAGCGCCGAGCTGACCCATCGCGAGCACCAGCTGGCAGCCGCGGGCGCGAAGGACCTCGAGGACTACCTCGACTACGCGGGGCGACGGCCCGAGCTGGCGCCGATCCCGCGTCTGCTCATCGTCATCGACGAGTTCGCGTCCATGGCGCGTGAGCTGCCCGACTTCGTCAGCGGACTGGTGAACGTCGCCCAGCGCGGCCGCTCGCTGGGCATCCATCTGATCCTGGCGACGCAACGCCCGTCCGGTGTGGTCTCGGCGGAGATCCGCGCGAACACCAACCTGCGGGTCGCGCTGCGGGTGACCGACGCCGGAGAGAGCACCGATGTCATCGACGCCCGGGAGGCCGCGAGCATCTCGGCGGCGACCCCGGGGCGGGCCTACGCCCGGCTCGGGCACAGCTCGCTGATCCCGTTCCAGACCGGCCGAGTGGGGGGCCGCCGCCCGCGGGCCGACCGGACGGCCGAGGCGGCCCCTCCGTTCCTGCAGCCGGTCTCGTGGCTGGACCTCGGACTGCCCGCGCCGCAGCGCCCGCACAGCGCGGCCGAGACCGACGAGGTGACCGACCTCTCGGTCCTGGTGGCGGCGGTCCGGCAGGCCAACGACATGCTGGGCATCGCCCCGCAGCGCCGGCCGTGGCTGCCGCCGCTGCCGCTGTCGCCGGTGGTGGAGCTGGCGGTGGATCCGGTGGGCGCTGCGACGGGGAACCCGTCGTTCTCCTGGGCGGTCCAGGACCTGCCGGTGCAGCAGCGCCAGGAGCCGGTGACGGTGGACCTGGCCACCTTCGGGCACCTGCACATCATCGGCGCCCCGCGCTCCGGGCGCTCCGCGGCGCTGCGAACGTTCGCGGCGGCCGCGGCCAGCGCCTCCAGCGTCGCCGACCTGCACCTGTACGGGATCGACTGCGGCAACGGCGCCCTGCTGCCGCTCACCAAGCTGCCGCACTGCGGCGCGGTGGTGCAGCGCTCGGAGCCCGAGCGGGCCGCCCGGTTGCTGAAGCGCCTGCACGCCGAGGTGCAGAACCGTCAGCGGCTGCTCGGTGAGGGCGGCTTCGCCGACGTGACCGAGCAGCGCGCGGCCGCCCAGGAGGCCGAGCGGCTGCCCCATCTCGTGCTGCTGCTGGATCGCTGGGAAGGGTTCATGGGAACCCTCAGTGAGTACGACGGCGGGGTGCTGACCGAGCTGATCCAGACCCTGCACCGCGAGGGCGCCAGCGCCGGGGTGCATGTGGTCATCGCCGGTGACCACATGCTGCTGAGCGGCCGGATGAGTTCACTGTGCGAGGACAAACTGGTGCTGCGGCTGTCGGATCGCAGCGATGCCAGCCTGGCGGGGCTGAACCCGCGGAAGATCCCGGAGAACCTCCCGCCGGGCCGCGGCTACCGCGCGGGCAGCGCGATCGAGACCCAGGTCGCGCTGGTGGCGGCCGATCCGGCGGGCCCGGCGCAGGTCGCCGCGGTGCACGCGCTGGCGGCCCGGCTCGTCGAGCGGGAGGCGGGAGTCGCGAAGTCGGCGCGCCCCAAGCGGATCGCGGTGCTGCCGACCCAACTGCCGTTCGAGCAGGCGTGGGAGTCGGTCGGGACCCCGGGCCCCATGTGGGCACTGATCGGGGTCGCCGGCGACGACCTGGAACCGGTCGGGGCCGACCTGCTGGGCGATCAGCCGACCTTCCTGGTCGCCGGGCCGTCCCGGTCCGGGCGCAGCACGGCACTCGCCGTCATGACGGAGTCGCTGCTGCGTGGCGGGACCGAGGTCGTCATCGGCGCCCCCATGAACTCCCCGCTCCGCGGCTTCGCGGGCCGGCCCGGCGTGCGTGGTGTCATCACCGGCGACGTCCCCAGCGAGGCCGAGTTCGCCGAACTGCTGGACCCCGGTGCCGGTCCGGTGGTGCTCGTGGTCGACGATGCCGAGGTGTGGCGCGACCTGCCGTGCCGGGACTGGTTGAAGGCGTTCGTCCGCAAGGCCTTCGGCAGCAGGCGAGGCGTGATCATCGGCGGGGAGGTCGCCTCGGTGGCCAGCGGCTTCTCCGGCTGGCAGGCGGACATCAAGAAGAACCGGCGCGGTGTGCTGCTGTCGCCGCCCAACATGAGCGACGGCGACCTGGTGGGTGTCCGGCTGTCCCGCTCCCAGGTCGCCGCCCGGGTCGAACCGGGCTCGGCCCTGGTGCACCTGGGGAGCGGCAGCCTGCTGCCCGCCCGCATCCCGCTGCCGGCGCCCGCCCCGCCCGCCAGCCCCGCCCACGACAACCGGGAGCACGACAATCCCGCCCACGACAACCGGGAGCAATGA
- a CDS encoding RICIN domain-containing protein, whose translation MDRIVRVLATACDRENRAVPVAHAVVVGPDTVWLRLRTPDERPPTGWTAEQGGRTWHAPLRRLQNESVAESLTEPYPRLVSLGDTSKGFVLLNLSQAGGIISLEGDARQARALAEDWTHELTASPWSREVRVVRMGFKPGPAERFGSAEAPPLADGEAELGDETGGVALLTGLPGGRDRESLYRLAEDPEGRWSVVVLGRVDHPRWRFTIDATGVVDTGLLDEPVARRLNSAVDAPAHEEVDPDPVSPPVGRSAPENRLREQLFARPWVTIAAGVLACLVGGAVVLALNGSSSPSAPAAQASGTQAAAASKPTNSAPATGAATGTAAAATLVNSGAGKCLSGSAGTDGTPLILSACNGTATQKWAATSDGTIQTNGLCMDAAWGSTAPGTVVQVARCSGNPAQHFSLTSGMLYSAQAKLCAGAVNGGTAIQLLPCDQSAAELFKRG comes from the coding sequence GTGGACCGGATCGTGCGCGTCCTGGCCACCGCCTGCGACCGCGAGAACCGCGCCGTTCCGGTGGCCCACGCCGTCGTCGTCGGCCCCGACACCGTCTGGCTCCGCCTGCGGACCCCCGACGAGCGGCCCCCCACCGGGTGGACCGCCGAGCAAGGCGGCCGGACCTGGCATGCGCCACTGCGCCGGCTGCAGAACGAGAGTGTGGCGGAGTCGCTGACGGAGCCGTACCCGCGGCTGGTCTCACTCGGTGACACCAGCAAGGGCTTCGTTCTGCTCAACCTCAGCCAGGCCGGCGGCATCATCAGCCTGGAAGGCGACGCCCGGCAGGCGAGGGCCCTGGCCGAGGACTGGACCCACGAGCTCACCGCGAGCCCATGGTCACGGGAGGTGCGGGTGGTCCGGATGGGGTTCAAGCCCGGCCCCGCGGAGCGGTTCGGATCGGCCGAGGCACCGCCGCTGGCCGACGGCGAGGCCGAACTGGGCGACGAGACAGGCGGAGTGGCCCTGCTGACCGGTCTACCCGGCGGCCGCGACCGCGAGTCCCTCTACCGGCTGGCCGAGGATCCGGAGGGTCGGTGGTCGGTGGTCGTCCTCGGCCGGGTCGACCATCCGCGGTGGCGCTTCACCATTGACGCAACCGGTGTCGTGGACACCGGCCTTCTGGACGAGCCCGTGGCACGCCGGCTGAACTCGGCAGTGGACGCGCCTGCCCACGAGGAAGTCGACCCCGATCCCGTAAGCCCCCCGGTCGGCAGGAGCGCACCCGAAAACCGCCTGCGCGAGCAGCTGTTCGCCCGCCCGTGGGTCACCATCGCGGCCGGGGTCCTCGCCTGCCTGGTGGGCGGTGCCGTCGTTCTCGCGCTGAACGGCTCCTCATCGCCCTCCGCGCCTGCGGCCCAGGCCTCCGGCACTCAGGCAGCCGCAGCCTCGAAGCCGACGAACAGCGCGCCGGCCACGGGCGCGGCGACCGGGACCGCGGCCGCGGCCACGCTGGTGAACTCCGGCGCCGGCAAGTGCCTCAGCGGTTCAGCGGGCACGGACGGCACACCGCTGATCCTGTCGGCGTGCAACGGCACCGCGACCCAGAAGTGGGCCGCCACCTCCGACGGCACGATCCAGACCAACGGCCTCTGCATGGACGCCGCCTGGGGCAGCACCGCTCCCGGCACGGTCGTGCAGGTCGCGCGCTGCAGCGGCAACCCGGCGCAGCACTTCTCCCTCACCAGCGGCATGCTCTACTCCGCGCAGGCCAAACTGTGCGCGGGCGCGGTGAACGGCGGCACGGCGATCCAGTTGCTCCCCTGCGACCAGAGCGCGGCCGAACTCTTCAAACGAGGCTGA
- a CDS encoding helix-turn-helix transcriptional regulator, whose amino-acid sequence MTVAAASVPISPSYVAPTCVRIAITSPDILAQIRQVFAGKNLAVEIVRMPYVEVTVRPAAGAAGLVGAAVTDRSAARRLCAEYRLSVVEVAGRPAAEHPVPHSRPHLAAVPDTDADSPVAVLSQRQHEVMALVSRGVRNADIAARLHVSEKTVKNHINRIFRSLGAGSRVEAVLIWQQHQRSAARACPGDLAGRATPGIPPGRTPESSKYGPVRGRSGRTPSRAPNAAR is encoded by the coding sequence ATGACAGTTGCCGCCGCCTCCGTGCCGATCAGTCCCAGCTACGTCGCTCCCACCTGCGTACGGATCGCCATCACGAGCCCGGACATCCTGGCCCAGATCCGGCAGGTGTTCGCCGGCAAGAACCTGGCCGTGGAGATCGTCCGCATGCCCTACGTCGAGGTCACCGTCAGACCGGCGGCCGGCGCGGCCGGCCTGGTCGGTGCGGCCGTCACGGACCGGTCGGCCGCTCGCCGGCTGTGCGCGGAGTACCGGCTGAGCGTGGTCGAGGTCGCCGGCCGGCCGGCGGCCGAGCACCCTGTCCCGCACAGCCGGCCGCACCTGGCCGCGGTGCCGGACACCGACGCCGACAGCCCGGTGGCGGTCCTGTCGCAGCGTCAGCACGAGGTGATGGCCCTGGTGTCCCGCGGTGTGCGCAACGCCGACATCGCCGCGCGACTGCACGTCAGCGAGAAGACCGTGAAGAACCACATCAACCGGATCTTCCGGTCGCTCGGGGCGGGCAGCCGGGTCGAGGCGGTGCTGATCTGGCAGCAGCACCAGCGCAGCGCGGCTAGGGCCTGTCCGGGCGATCTTGCCGGGCGCGCGACGCCGGGCATCCCGCCTGGACGCACGCCCGAATCATCCAAGTACGGCCCAGTACGAGGACGATCCGGGCGCACGCCCAGCCGGGCGCCCAACGCCGCGCGCTGA